In Chroicocephalus ridibundus chromosome 2, bChrRid1.1, whole genome shotgun sequence, the DNA window CGTGGGATGTCAGGGCACAGTGTCCCTGAGTGCCAGCTCCCTGGCCCTGCCACACTCAGGGCAACTTGCTGGTTTGAGCACAAGTCCATATGACTGCCATACAAAACCACACCCCAGCAGGATTTCAGTCCATCGCACCAGGGAATTCAGCCATCCCCTTCCCACAAAAAATTCTGGGAAGGACCAACTCTTCCCAGCACATTTATTCTCCTCCAAccagcaatataaaaaaaaaagaccaaagggGCAGGTAGAGGAGCCAGCTCTTACAGAGCACAAAAAATACATCCCAAAATCACCACACCAGGTTGAATCATTGCAGGCTTACAGTAGGATTGCTGAAATGGGTGTACCTTGCTAATGAACCACTCGTTAGGGATTTGTCCGTTCCCTCATTGCTTGCCCTATTTCCGCTTCCATCACACCCATTATCTTTTTAATTTGGTGCCTTGTGTCCAACTTAGCTATTACAACCGAGGTGACCCTTCCATTGTCTGCTTTACAAATGGTTTTGAATAGGAGCCAACCTTCTGGTTGAGCAGAGTCGCTGTTTGACAGTATTAGAAATCATTTTAACAGCTCAGTGAAcctccagcccagctccaaaGGAGCATTttgggtttggtctttttttgccAGATGTGTCTCCTGCCCACTgattgctttaaagaaaactccTAACTGAAAAATGTGATCTGTTGTAACTGTCCGTTGAAAATGCAGGACAGGACATAAGATGGACACGTGGCTTCATGAGTGTACGTGCATGTGAAAGAGGAGCACTGGCTTCTCTGTGTTTAGGTAAAAGAAGTTTTCAGCTCCACCATTGCCTTATCCCAAGAGGGGACACTGAAATACTCCTGACTGCTGTGTCATGCAGGTGGGAGCTCCTTCTGGCGGTGCAGACACCACTCCAAGGGCTGTGCATTAGCATGAAGGTGGATCCAATAGTTTCCTATTTACTTCTCTTGTCCTTAAGGTGGTCCACCCATTCCTCTGTGAGTTGGACTGAAAGGCTGTTGTCTTGTTTTTATTCCAGCATGCAAAGACTTAACAGCGTGTTGGACTCTTCCCATGATGACAAGCTTTTGGCTTTGGTGGACGTGGAGGGTTTTGTCCCCAAGGAAATCACTGTAACAGTGAAAGATGGGAAGGTGAAGGTGTTAGCGGAGCACAGGGAGGAGCGCACCACCTCAAGAGGGAAGGAATATAACTACAAAAACATCATGAAGGAAATCAGCCTGCCACCAGGGGTGAGTGAGGACGAGGTGACCTACTCACTGGGATCCAATAACGTCGTGAAGATCAAAGCAGCACACAAGTGCTACCCTTGTCTCCCGAGCCGCTGAGCCGCAACGGGGAGCAGcacccgggcacagcccttcctctgccacATCCCTCCTCCCCATCGGCTTTAGCTCTGCCCCGATAACCCTGCGCCAGCAGCTCCTCGGGCCTCTGCCAAAATAAAAGACAGCATTCCCAGCAGATGCGTGTGAGTCTCATTTTGAAGGGGTTTGgtgggaaaaaaggaggagatgCCAACAGGAAAACGCCAAGATGATTTTGGGCATACTCGCCTGCGGTCGCTTGCTGGGTTCCGAAGGCACGGCTGGAGGTAGCGTGGCTCAGGCTGGGGATTACTGCTGCAGTACCACCTCGTGGGTTCTAAAGGCTGAGAGGCACCATTTATGATCTGTCACATTTCTGTGAGGACACTTCTCTCAATCCCACCACTTCTATTTGAGCTGTAGGATATTTCCAGGAAGAAAACCTTGATAATGAGCAGCTTGAGGGGAggagccccccccaaaaaaaaaacaaacccaagctgTGCCCCTTGGTTTGATTCTTGCAGAGGCTGCCCGGGTGGGAAGAGCCATGGTTGAAGGACAGAGAGCTTTTCCTTAGAAGACGTTGGGACTATGGCAGAGCGCCTACCAGCAGAGGAGGGGATGACTAAAGCATTTCTTGCTGTAGGAATCAATAGCTCCAAATgaataagaaaacatttctcatgTTGCAAGAGGGGGGAGAATTGTCAATACAATTTCTTCTAGGtaacattaatgaaaaatttaagGTCCAAAGTGGGACCTCACGTAGCCACAGCCCTCGCTCTCCCCGAGCACAGGGACCAGCAGGATCAGTGGGATAGGGGTGACACCAAGGGACAGCCTTGTGGGGGGATTGCATTTGCTGCCCTGGCCTCAGCACTTGGGCACGCACTCCTGCGGGAAGCAGGGTTAGTTTTCACTGCAGAAAGGCACGTAACAGGAAAATGTACCTAATGCCTGCATTTGCAAGCCGCCCGGGCAAGCCATCTCGCTGGGGCAAGCCATCTCACCAGCGAGCACCACCTGGTTCAGGCTTCATgagcccccagggctggggggaggaaggttGCCGCCTTTTTTTGTGGCACGCTCCCCTGTAGCAGATTTTCCTGGTGGGAAACTTAATGCTTGAGGTTGTGCTGTCGCAGAAACGAACCTCTGATGTTAACTAACCTGCAGGGTGGGCAGCCTGCGGGCGGGCGCCATGCAGGTGTGCTGCCGGCTTGAAACCCCTCAGAAGCGGCGAGTTGTCCCCTGCCATTAGCCTGGCTGAGAAATGCAGTTGTTGGCTGTCACacagggggaccccagccctcaCAGGGCCACCACGCCGCTGGGGCAACTCGCCTCCGGTAGCTGAAGGGTCCCCAGTGCCAAGGGCTCCCACCCACTGGTGCAACGGGGATATTTCCCCGGTAACACTCAcacccaaagaaaacaaagccagacCTTTATTTTTAGCCTGCAAACAGCCAGCCCTGCTTCCACAATTTACATTCATCGTATGAAGGTGGTGAATTCAGAGGAGATGGGTTACAAAGCAGCGAGTCAATGGCTGGGAGCACCACGGTGTGGGGAAACCCCCGGTTCCACCgccccctgctcctctcctcccagctggaGACATGCTCCGTCAAGGAGCGAAGCCATCCCTGTCCATGCATTCAAAAGGCTCAGAGTGGCCCCCTGCACTGATTTGGTGGCATTTAGGTCAGGCTGGAGAAGTCATAAGCACTCGGCCTCCTCTTGAGTGAGCACAGCCCCTTAGGGCAGCTCCCTACAGGCTTCTCCCCAAAATCACCAGCACCTTGAAACTCCTTCAGTCAAACATCCCAGCAAATGGTTGAGAATCAGTTTGGCTTGGCCATAACCAGCTCAGTAATTTAACTTCTGTGCAAGAAATGAGCTGCTTCTGGCATGTTTTCAGCATCCAGCTGGCACTTAAGAAACCATTGATAACAAATTTTAAGCTTTATGGGCTTGGCGTGTAGCTGGGTTAGTAGAGAACCATAGagccatggaatggtttgggttggaagagaccgctaaagatcatgtagtccaacctcccctgccatgggcagggacatctttcactacatcagTTTGCTCAGAGGCGCATCCAACCTgtcttgaacactcccagggatggggcaaccacagctgctctgcgcaacctgttccagtccaTCACGACCCTTAtcgtaaaaagtttcttccttatgtctaatctaaatctaccctcttgcagtttgaaaccccttgttctgtcactacaggccttggtaaaacagctctttccatctttcttataagctgcCTTTATAAATTGAAAGGCTGCCTATGCACAGGTAGCCCGATTCTGATGATGTTCATTGAGGACATTAAGAAACAAGCCATACCTCAACTAGGAGTCTGCAAGGGAGACTCCTGTGAAAGCAGGTAGCAGGGATGGGGTCTGGGGACGCTACAGACCCCCAGAGAAGACCATCTTCTTAGGAAGCAACCCAGCAAGTAA includes these proteins:
- the ODF1 gene encoding outer dense fiber protein 1, with amino-acid sequence MSLHNCLLEEAERILRQGEREMRRQMRHLELHLQQLREELPLSCPHQPDPGSWETRALTARLDAERELSSMQRLNSVLDSSHDDKLLALVDVEGFVPKEITVTVKDGKVKVLAEHREERTTSRGKEYNYKNIMKEISLPPGVSEDEVTYSLGSNNVVKIKAAHKCYPCLPSR